The DNA window CCtgatgaactttttaacatgctatttatttcttaaacaaactATGATGAGGTTGAATTACCTGGTGATACTTCACCTTGAGAAAGGTTTGTGTCTCGGGGGGGGAAAAAACTCAGCAGACCTGATATTGCCACTTactttatatatgaatgatCGAAGAATGTTAGTTATTAGATATAGTCTAATTAAGATGTAATTGGATAGCTGCTTTGTTGCTTAGGGAGAATCCATGAAATTCTTAGAGTATATGAAGATGATAGTCAAGTCATCTCATATTGCTTTTGCATGAGTCCACAGCTCAGGTTGTTGGGTAAAAGTCACAAACTATAATAACTTTATGCAACAAAAATACATCAATGATAGTATGTCACAAACTtcaatttaaagtaaattacatgcatggatagattttaattgaaaataggtTTTGTAATTAGAATCATGTCACAAAgtaataatgaaaatttgttttgaatttgcagTCCTACAGAACTGAAGTTGGAGCTGAAAGAGAAGAAAGATGATGAATACATGGGCTACATTCTACTACAGTGTACACTGGTGCCAAAGTCTGGGGAAGAGAAAGAGGTGGGTTGCTTGGGCAGCACTAGACATTGTTCTGTATGACAACTGTAGGAAACAGAGGCCTGTTCTGCTCATGGGTCGCTTATGGGCGCTGGCCCAAATTTGTGTTATGGGTTTCTTGCAAGCACTTGTTAGCTATGTTCTGCTGAACACATCTCAGGATTCAGTCTCACCAAAAAGCTAAATAAGATATTGTTCAGCAGTAATTTTTGgtgaaataattcaaaatttatcaaTACTTATAAAAAGGTTGACACTAGAAGTAGATCCAGTCAGATACTTATTAAGGAGAGAGATGCTCAAAATGAATTTCCATAAGTTGCTTGCCTCATtagttttaatatcattttattcctatatatatattgatatttaagATTAAGGAATGTTCCTATTATGTATTAATTGGTCTGAAAGTCATCACCACAGTCTAAATAAAATGACCCAGTTCTTATCATTAAAGTGGTattaaaaaccatttatttGGCTTCATCTAATACTGTGAAGAGTTTGAATTGATTTGACAATGTCACGGATCTAAGACAACAGTCTTTGATCAAAGGGATGTATCAGGAGGGAGGTAGACACTATTGATTTCTACAGTGATTAGAGGGACTCATTCATTTCTTGCTAAGTGGAGACTGGACATTATCTAGGCTTGGCATTAGATAGATCGATCTCTGGGGACCACAGAGATAAATCAGGGGATCTTATTTTGATGGATTGGGGATGGGGCCTAGATCTTGAAGTCTGAGTAGTTTAGTacacttaatacatgtatatgcaggTTGACTGCATTAATAAAAAGCTAACTTTTATTAGCGTTCTACCATCATATGTAAAATAAGATAACATCCATATGTGTCTATATTGTCTACATCAACATGCTAGGATAATGATTCTTGTATAATATACCCATATTAGCAATCTTGTGTCATTCATGATTCAGTTACACACAATAGATTAGATGGCACAAGGGATTGGTATGTCTGCCATGCTTCAAGTTTGGTATTAGTCAAGACGCTGACTCAGGGGATACATGTAgaatattatgttttatatttctgTACTTAATATATGGTCTATTCTaagtactggtacatgtattggttATAATGAGTGTCTTGccaagataaaatattttatgtgccTTCATGGGAGACCATGGCCAATGCTAGAACTCTGTTTCTAAGAATAAATATTGCAAATCACTCAGGATATTCAAAATTggttattctttattttatgatCACATTTAGCATGCTGTCGGAGAATAGTTAATTCACTCAAAACGGATTGTCAAGAGATTCACAAAATcaagattttatttataaatgatagtGATTTGTGAATCCAAATTATCCTTGAGGAGTtatgtaatataaacaataagatgATTTAATTTAGATCTAGaaaatcaatgataaaaatgatttccTGTTGTTCAAACCTTAGGGAAAAAAACTGAATATTAAGTCTTGAGATGAAACTGCCAAAAGCCTGAATCAATATCTAGATAACTATGTTTGGAACTGATAGATGTAGTTCAGTGTGAAGTATCTGGTCATTGGCATGATATTACTATTGACAAACATATTTAAACACgtcgtcggaaacccacggtcGGTCTCGCTTCTCTTACCTCTTAGAGAAGCGAGACCGACCGTGGGTTTCCAACGATGATTTAAACACAGAGCTCTGTGAATGATCATTCAGTTATCTCTTGAACGTCAGTTCATTTTTTACAGTCATGAGTGATGAACTTGACAATTGTTTTACTCTtggtaaatcattaaaaattgtgttttatacaATCACATTACAAAACACAATCAAGTTAGCGGTAGAAAAATATATCCATGTCTATTGCTAAGTTTCCCAGGCAAATAAAATGCTGCGTCAAAGATGTCCCTCGTCAGAGTTTTCAGCAATTTTGCAAATAATCAAGtttctgtgtattttttatgttaattgattatttaattgttttatgacAATTACAGTAATATCAAGTGTTTCATGATCTGCAGAAGATTGAAATACAGTATGACAGATGCATATTTTACAAAGAGAAATAATTTATCCTTTTTCTGGTAAATAAGTTTCAGGAGTACAGAAGGTAAATATTTATGAGCAAcacattttatgtttgaaataattcaACAAATTGGTAGAAGTAAACGCTCTTATGAAAATCAATGCATTTGCATGACATTTCAAAAGCATATAATTCAGGAAAGGAGTGGGTTGTCTAATTGTGATGCAGAAATGCTTTAAACTGTACATTCCGCCAGCAGGATTGCATGGTAATTTGTCAGGATTATACTTACAATATTCTGGCTGTGAAGGATGACGCTATTTCCCCATTAAATGGAATCTTAGATCCTAATCATTAAAGAAATGGGCAGGAATATTGAGTTGTTATTGATTTGGAGATAGTCATTAAGTGATATTTAAgatattataaaatcaatataattgCTACTGCAAATGCTACATAACATGATGtttaacattaagattttaGATTTAAACAAATGCAGTGATTTACATGCAAATTAAGccaaacaaaaacaacactTGTTTAAGGTTtttatctttaatgaaaaaCCCATCATATTTAATGTTATATAACCCTATCGTTATTTCATTTGTCATCTGGAGACATGGAAATCTCTGATGTTAAGATTTTtgaggtatgttttatttttgtagcAGTTCCAGCAGTCGAGAACAACAACAATTAAGAAATCTGCAGGGAGTCTAGAATCACAGGCCAGGAAACTGAAGATGCAGATCTGGAGTGGAATCGTGAACATTGTGTTAGTGGAGGGTCAGAATCTCATGGCTATGGATGATAACGGACTAAGTGACCCCTACGTCAAGTTCAGGCTGGGTCAGGAGAAGTACAAGAGTAAAGTACGTGTCCGGGAAAAATTAACTTTtgtggatataatataatttatatatccgaaacaatcacaaaaattcttaaattatcGGGAATTATGTTGCGAGGAGCACATTGCAAAATTTTTAAGTCTGAGAGacaaataccggtatttacttATTTGTCTTCATACCTCTTTATGAAAACCAATTAACAGTGCTTTCtatactttcaaaatattttcttattaatcaaattttctGTCTGCAggcttttatttatttgtgtcatttacacatgtattttcaGCACAAATACAAGACTCTGAACCCACGGTGGTTGGAGCAGTTCAGTCTTCGGACATTTGACGACCAGAGTCAGACTCTGGAAATCAGTGTCTATGACCATGACCTTAGGTCGGACGATTTCATGGGCAGGTTTGTGACCTTTATGATCATGTTGAAAAGAGGACATATTGCTAGATAATGAACATACTCTTTTCCTTTTCATGCACATGTGAAAATGCATCAGGGAAGAGGGTATTTGTTTAAGGTTCATCTGTCTTTAAAAGAGACATTGCAAGGTTCTTTGTGAAGTGTGTCTCATTGACCTCTATCAAAAGAGGTAAAAAGCCCTGCTAATGGGTTCTCTGTATTGACAAAGGAACATATATCCTGTTTTCATGTGGCGGCATTTGATTCAATAACTAAGTGGAATCCCGTCTTTTTCCATCAGAGCTACCATCGATCTTTCGGAAATAGAAAAGGAGAGAACGCACACCATAGTGAAAGATCTGGAGGACGGAGCTGGCACCATCAAACTCTTGCTCACAATCAGCGGGACTCAGGGAGCCGAGACCATCACCGACCTCGTCAATTACACCACCAACACCAAGGAAAGAGACGACCTGTACCGCAGCTATGTAAGTCGTCCCTCTATGGCAGACAGAAAATAAACACTCAATCCCACTCATTATCCCTTAATGCAAAACTTATGCAAAACAtccatattgattttttttttgcatcttgAGGAAATATACATGAATCAGCATAAAGGAAATATTGGGTTTTGTTTTGATTGGGAACGAATTGATTCCCTTCATCTCTGATCACTTAATTAGGCTGCTGCATTTATATATGATTACTGTGAAAACATAATATTGTTGGGCCTAATGAATTGTGTTAGGAAGTAATCCCCATAAAATATTTACACTATGAAAACTTTCTGGAAGGTGTAAAGAATTGTTTTGAGTTCTACTGTGTTAAAAATGTTGGTAAAGCCTTTTACTGGAAATAATTTTGCAtggaattttgaaattgttttcagTATGTATGACAGTGACACTGACACTAATCATACCAGTACGCAATGCCACTACATCTAAAATTTGATTAGTTTCAACCCAAAAattttttctgatatttacatgtatatgatttcatttgaattgATATTTCAGGGAATAATCAACTCCTTTAAAAACCTGAAAGACATAGGATGGCTTCAAGTAAAAGGTGAGCAGTTGTGATCTGTCAAGGTTGTGAGGGCACTTTGTTTTCTATTGAagttatacatgtgtataactCTCATATGTTTGTAAGTGCACTCTAAGTTTAAATTGGTACATGGTTTTACAAAATAAGTTCAGAATTTTTTAGCACAAAGATTAGTAACAATTGTAATATAGACAAATAGTTCCTCTGCTGGGATTTGAACCTATGATCTCTTGCTGTtctagtaaaatgttttatatttgataattttgcaGTGATCCGTGCCCAGGGTTTGCTGGCAGCTGACATCGGAGGGAAGAGTGACCCGTTCTGTGTGTTGGAGCTGGTCAATGCCCGACTCCAGACACAGACAGAGTACAAAACTCTCAACCCAGAGTGGAACAAAGTCTTCACATTGTTAGTACCTCTACACGGCACATAAGGAATTTCTAGCACTCAATGTTACCAAGTGAATTTTTACCTTTAAGTTGCAGTACATCTCTTTACCTGTACACATATCATAAGTTTCCTAACTACAGGTAGATGATTAAAAGAGATACCTACTAAGCTTTATTTTCAACTAAACAGTTGAATTTATCttgtgtgtttgtttgtttgcagCAATGTAAAGGACGTCCACTCTGTGTTAGAGGTGACAGTGTTTGATGAGGACAGGGATAAAAAGGCAGAATTCCTGGGCAAAGTCGCCATTCCTATTCTTCTGGTAaaaagctctctctctctctctctctctctctctctctctctctctctctctctctctctctctctctctctctctctgggttcTTTACATGTGTGATGTGTGTTCTATCTAATTCAGTATTGTCTGATTTCCTGTAGATGAAGAGAGGGCTGAGGCGATGGTATGCATTGAAGGACAAAAAACTTCTGGGAAGATCCAAAGGAGccattttactggaaatggattTCATTTACAACccagtaaattttttattataattagtcATTCACAACACCACTTTGTCTCATTTTCCAtaaataattaatgaataaaGGTGAAAATAGTCATGAAAttgatactgtggtttcattaatattcaatagtatcaattttcgtggaaaaagtaaaaatcactgttttaaggatacgtaaattcctGGCCAATTACCCTATCATTACAAATTGTTAGTAAAAATTGACTTCaaagaacatttaatttcattgaaacaacgaaatccatgaaaattggtattcaacgaatattgatgaaaccacagtagcaTCAACATCTTCATTAGTTTatgatgaattttatttagtttACTATTTATTTGATAAGAGTTGTGGAATACATTAGATGCTCACGTTTCATTTCCATTACATTGGAAATTGTTTTTTCTCCTAGGTGAAAGCTGCCATTCGCACTGTCAACCCCAGAGAGGAAAAATATATGCAACCTGATCCAAAGTTCAAAATTTCGGTATGTCAATGTCATAAAATTAATTAGTTTTTAGCTGTTCAATCTGACACATTTTGATGAGAAATCATAGGAAAGTCCCCTCATTATCTTCAATCTACTGTGTACATAATTGATTTATGATGACTTCGGAAGCCAAAAAAGCATTCCTGTAATATCATCCATTTTTCTGGTGGCAAGTGATGCCAATCAAGGGTCTATAATTTGTGACTCAAGATCGCTTTTCATTTCATCATCACGAACATAAGTTCCCTTAGGAGCTTCCAGTGTTTGGGGATGTAAAAAATTAAGTGAAAAGGCCCCATAAATCATCAGGACTTGTTAATATTTTGAAGACCCATAGGACCTTGGATATTGGGGTCTATGATATAGTTTGATTTTCTGATATTTTCAGCTGATGAAAAGGAACATTAACAGAGTTACGCAAATTATATCATCCATAATGGAGGTCGGTAAATTTCTACAAAGCTGTTTTGAATGGGAGTCCAAGGCTAGGAGTATTACTGCCTTCACAGTTAGTATGATGACAATGCTTTTGTGTCCTTAACAGTTTCAGAGTCAAATAAACTGAGAATGtacatgaattaataaattcTCAATTGTATAAGactatatattaaaattgattattgttagataaCAGTCAATTCCGAACTATATGATATTGTCGGtcctttaaaattattttttcgaaattttattataattgtatgTTCTGTAATATAATGTGTTATAGGTGTTCCTTATCATCACCTGGTTTTTCGAGCCATACATGTTACCTGTGACGTTGCTCTTACTATTTTTGAAAAACTATCTCATCAAGTCTGCAAAAGAAGCGTTTTCAGTTGAGAGCAAAGAGGAAGTGGTAAGtggaatttgatttttatgagtTGTAAACCAATGCTTGACACAAGTAACATAAGAGAATACATCTCTTGATGCACTTACAAAGAATTGCGGACTATTAATTGgcttattttgataattaaacaGGTAAGCGTAGAtgaagaagatgatgatgaagatgatgatgcAGCAAAGGTATGTGCAgatctggggttttttttcttagtaCAAAATGTAATTCGTTATGGTACATTTCAGAAATGAGCTGAAATTTGGGCAAATGGTTATAGATAAATTCTATGcatttcaaaagaaattaaaaaatatattgatataggAAACGgagactaatttaaaaaaatgctctAATCATATTGTTAATTTAAATGAACATATTTGTAAAAGTATGCATGATTTAGCATGTATGGGTAGATTAAAGACAAAATATAATGTAGCAAGTTGCATGATTTTTGCAATGTTCATGTGCATTTAATTTTGACACTATTTTTTGCAAAGCAAAAAAAGGTATGATTTTAACACatatcatcaattttttttctgatgagtttgataaaaaatttagtTTTGGATTGTGATAATTACAAACACCATCTTCAGTATGTACATTTAGTTATTTTgttaagtgttttaaaaatcactttagCACCTATTAGTACTGATACTTAATTCAGTTAACTTTGTTTGATTTATCAAGCACGGGaaaatttttgttgaaattttgttttgattttttcattgtatttaataATCCAGTGTATTAATCCTCTCCTTAATGACATTACTCTTTGTTATGTAGGATTAATatctgttttttaaaaaacttggaAAGTTTTGCTATATAATTCTTCTCATATTGAGCTCCAAATTTTGATTCTTTTGAAAGTTCTGCTGTGAAATGATAGCCCAAGTGATTGACTTTTTGTTTCACAGAACACTGTGTTTAAAGAAATGCATGCTGTTTTGTTTTCCACCAGCATTAATTAccttttagtttgtttttcaaGTGACTGATTTATTTATGTAGAAGCACCATGTAAAAAAGATATCattcagtaaaaaaaagaaaaaggtaaAACTGATTTTAAGAGGGCCTTGTCACCATAATTAGAGGATTGCTGGTCACCATATTGTATGGATTACTCGGAAAGTTTTGTGTAATGTTTTGTTATTAATGgaaaatttaacatatttaattcaaaacaaaatcgatatatgaatttgattttgGCATGCTTTAACAATAGAAGCCATACAGTATTTGCTTGAAGAATTGTTGACATGGCCCTTCTGTAGGCTAGATTCTATAAACAGCAAGAAAGCTAGTCATTTTTTAGCAATAATGCAAAAaacataaatcattttttgtcATTCATTCATTCCTATTTCCATCTCCTGAACAAAGTAAATGAACAGAAAATAGATTGGAGGTGTTTGTTAAGCCtaacaatctgattaaaatcagatcgcCGTTGCTATCAATTAACGACTTTTCCCTGTATCCTTGATTAATGCTGCATCGAGTGTTGCATCGAGAATCAACTTAATAGCACTAGGTAGCAACATATCATTGGAGCATctaggatctgattttaattagattgtaaaACCCATGAGTGTAAGTTAACCTAGCTTAAAAACTATTTATCTCTGCAAACCAAAAACTAAACAACTCCCATTTGACAGGAGCTGTTTAGACTAAGTGTTAAATTTTCCCATTGCCTAGCTGAAAGACCTATTTACTGTAAATGTAGAATATTTGTGTGGAAAGAGTGTTCTGAAAACTATAATCTGAATGGTAGTTCATTTTGCAAATTCTTACACAAAAAAGTCCCAAATAACTACCACATGAAAGCTTTGATGCATGGAAATCACAGAATTTCCCTCTTGAAAATATGATCAATGATTattgtttaatgtttaaatttgttGATTACGGTATTCCAGATTGTATAAGTTTGTAATATATGTGCTTATATACATGCTTTAAAAGTATAAATGCTTTAAACAGTAAAgcaattttatatttctataatcaGATGTTGAGCTTTGTGATTAGTTACTGCTTACAGTAAAAGTTACAGAACTctgatgtaatacatgtattgcgatttagtttaaattatattgttgCTTCATTATATTGGTTTTTTAAGAAGGTGCAATCTTactttatcaaattaaacaacaaatcCATCCCTATGTTGAGATATCCAAAGATAGGAACATACTGGTATTCATTTTTAGTCTGCCTGTGTGTGTGTCTTTTTGTCTGTCTATCAACATTTTGGACTTAGGTCATACAAAAAAAAGATGTATTGTTAACTGAAATGTCTGGTAAGGTCAGATGTCAATGTCATTAAATATTCAAGGTCATTGATTGAACAGTTGTTAGGGATTAAGTTAGTAGTGTTTAACAAAGACTCCTTTTTCTGCAAATATGATTCAATAACTTTTATTCTGAGAAATACTAGTCTAGTGGATATTTCTTCCATTGAGTCTAAGAATGGAggattattagtacatgtactttgtataCTGTTAAAACTTTATGTTTTTATGTACTTCATGCGTATATCTATTGTATATATCACCCTTATGTTAAAACCTTGTTGTTTATGCAAATCAAgtatttgaacaattaaaaccCAAGTAACAATTTATAACTTTTCGAACACTTAATGTTTAAGTTGTTTATTTTAGGATGAGAAAAAGAGTGTTCGAGAAAAATTCCAAGCAGCTCAAGAAGTTTGTTTACAAGTCCAGCAGGGAATGGACATGGTGGCATCTCTCGGGGAGAGGATCAAAAAGTAAGACACCCTAAACTCCTCTATCTGGTTACTTAACTGCATGGGGCATTGTGCaaacatgtaaaagtttgacaCCTGAATAAGAGGCGTGTACATATTGTGCCGCTGCTCAAATTCACATTAAGAAGCTACGCCATTCAGTTATGTGAAATTTGAGagttttcaacaaaattaattaaatagcaTTGCTCTGCCATCCAGTCAACTCTGCAGACCTTTCAGTGCATCGTTCAGTCCACTGAACAGCTTGGATTTATCTTTTGGAacttttgtttttcttgaacTTTGTGGAAACATGATAACTTTTTTACCCGAGAGTAAATTTTGGTATGATTGGTTGTCTTTCAGTACATTCAACTGGACGGTCCCCTGGCTGTCCATGCTGGCTGTGACTGTGTTATCCATCGGTGTCATTGTACTGTATTACCTTCCAATCCGTGTTCTCATCTTATTATGGGGTAAGTCAGTCACATAaagttactgtggaatcattagaaattcatagtggctcaattttcatggtaGTCGTCGGTAGCCTtcacccacgaatttacatcctcgacAAAAACTAATTACcgtatttaaaaatttagtttACCTAGAAACAGTTTCAATAGATGCATCtatgaaattacatccccacaaataagcaaaaaactcgcaatccacgaaaattggcttccacgaaattaaatgactCCACAGTATTGTGTTTAGCATTTCCATATGGAGGTCCAACAAATCATATATTGTCATAAAAATCGcattcaacaactgttttgtcatacatgtaccttcatacatgtacctttcacTACAGAAATGAggattattttgtttatcaaatggCCATCTTGTCTTACTTCTGTGATTTTCATTCAGCTAAAGATTAggcaaatatcaaatatatgcCATTGACCTgtgagatacatgtacagggtacatgtagtattacaattttttttgtttaaaggtCACATTATTTTTACTCAAAACTACATTTTTTCAAGGCTTCTGTTCAGTATTTTGTCCATAAACTGACATTACTTAATTGGTACTTGTATTGTAGTAACtctaaaattttaacattgGATATCCAAAAATCAGAGCATCTCTGTGACCTTAACATTTAATAGAGAGACTATGTCCGTATTAAACTcttgtttctttttctattCTAGGCATTAACAAGTTTACAAAGAAGTTGCGTGCTCCCAATGCAATACCCAACAATGAACTGCTTGATTTCTTGTCCAGAGTGCCTTCTGACAGTGAACTGGTAGGCTTTTTTAGGAATCgctttttggaaaaaatatttgtatttatttaaatctttacaTTAGAATATTTTCtcactaatacatgtacctttaatgtgaaagattttaaaaatctttttaatttaaaacttgGCTTCTAATATATTCTCTGCAAGATTGGCTTGACACTCATTTCCAGTATTTACTGGTATGTTGTTGGgaaatgtgttattttaaaTGCTATATAAGTATTACAATGTCATCTACTACTTCATCACTTCTGAATCAGCTTTAGAATTGTTGGAAAGAGTGAATAGATTTGATTACACTTTGGAAtgagagtatttttttttataattacagaTTCAGTATAGAGAATTAGCACCAGATGTACCTAACCTAGGGAAAAAGAAAAGAGCTTGATCAGAGCAACATGAAATTGTTGTGTTTGACCAAAATATTTGCTCACAGTCACTGGTTCATCTGAAAATAAAGGGAGACAAGTCTAGAATATTGCAAGGACAAGTCCCTAGTAATTCCCCTTGTGTAGCAACTAAGTGTAGATC is part of the Crassostrea angulata isolate pt1a10 chromosome 3, ASM2561291v2, whole genome shotgun sequence genome and encodes:
- the LOC128178895 gene encoding multiple C2 and transmembrane domain-containing protein 1-like isoform X6: MSSDEDSVLSSAAAIMMRHGHKDKWYKRVSHQVKGAFSSKKRAKRFTKSAENLNKINKEAMTKSFLSGSLLSLPGMHKREWSDTESSTDDEDPEKDDDSCQGISLSESDKVTENDSVSQVDIQVTLADESPCPNPLHHHHQQGSSHQLCVPHEDSDASDVSEVTEHKSGCLSVCDSSSVDSLLQDTSIRQRRHELMQHSFFHLDVWLKEGKDLVVRDSSGTSDPYVKFKIGNKQYYKSRTVYKNLNPKWDEKFTIPIEDVFKPVSVKCYDYDRGVSDDRMGAAEIDLSMLNLNSPTELKLELKEKKDDEYMGYILLQCTLVPKSGEEKEQFQQSRTTTIKKSAGSLESQARKLKMQIWSGIVNIVLVEGQNLMAMDDNGLSDPYVKFRLGQEKYKSKHKYKTLNPRWLEQFSLRTFDDQSQTLEISVYDHDLRSDDFMGRATIDLSEIEKERTHTIVKDLEDGAGTIKLLLTISGTQGAETITDLVNYTTNTKERDDLYRSYGIINSFKNLKDIGWLQVKVIRAQGLLAADIGGKSDPFCVLELVNARLQTQTEYKTLNPEWNKVFTFNVKDVHSVLEVTVFDEDRDKKAEFLGKVAIPILLMKRGLRRWYALKDKKLLGRSKGAILLEMDFIYNPVKAAIRTVNPREEKYMQPDPKFKISLMKRNINRVTQIISSIMEVGKFLQSCFEWESKARSITAFTVFLIITWFFEPYMLPVTLLLLFLKNYLIKSAKEAFSVESKEEVVSVDEEDDDEDDDAAKDEKKSVREKFQAAQEVCLQVQQGMDMVASLGERIKNTFNWTVPWLSMLAVTVLSIGVIVLYYLPIRVLILLWGINKFTKKLRAPNAIPNNELLDFLSRVPSDSELIQYRELAPDVPNLGKKKRA
- the LOC128178895 gene encoding multiple C2 and transmembrane domain-containing protein 1-like isoform X3, whose protein sequence is MEEDRTEDVVQDSGERNMDCCGSPKQSPKSKQKKKTKSSETLGIESPRKRKGSIFTKLGHKLLQSHKKTSPQDDLEDNLSRSMESLHKLLDDRIDSPNGARSASETSIFTGKTVSYDTGSNDGTDERLRSYPVSPLLGRSDQGVSTIRHRHILQRQPSEISVNSKLGESESTRERSHSGDVIPVVSEDSNFLVFECNDKLEQDTSIRQRRHELMQHSFFHLDVWLKEGKDLVVRDSSGTSDPYVKFKIGNKQYYKSRTVYKNLNPKWDEKFTIPIEDVFKPVSVKCYDYDRGVSDDRMGAAEIDLSMLNLNSPTELKLELKEKKDDEYMGYILLQCTLVPKSGEEKEFQQSRTTTIKKSAGSLESQARKLKMQIWSGIVNIVLVEGQNLMAMDDNGLSDPYVKFRLGQEKYKSKHKYKTLNPRWLEQFSLRTFDDQSQTLEISVYDHDLRSDDFMGRATIDLSEIEKERTHTIVKDLEDGAGTIKLLLTISGTQGAETITDLVNYTTNTKERDDLYRSYGIINSFKNLKDIGWLQVKVIRAQGLLAADIGGKSDPFCVLELVNARLQTQTEYKTLNPEWNKVFTFNVKDVHSVLEVTVFDEDRDKKAEFLGKVAIPILLMKRGLRRWYALKDKKLLGRSKGAILLEMDFIYNPVKAAIRTVNPREEKYMQPDPKFKISLMKRNINRVTQIISSIMEVGKFLQSCFEWESKARSITAFTVFLIITWFFEPYMLPVTLLLLFLKNYLIKSAKEAFSVESKEEVVSVDEEDDDEDDDAAKDEKKSVREKFQAAQEVCLQVQQGMDMVASLGERIKNTFNWTVPWLSMLAVTVLSIGVIVLYYLPIRVLILLWGINKFTKKLRAPNAIPNNELLDFLSRVPSDSELIQYRELAPDVPNLGKKKRA
- the LOC128178895 gene encoding multiple C2 and transmembrane domain-containing protein 1-like isoform X7, giving the protein MVTSTSNKKKSKVTFLSVPDESNRRAKSSIDLSSSSDSKTPPSASKRRFWRSFRLKTRGLRHRQQGKSSEEGDRGLSISQPDINASRFSDDDDIRNSRGSNDFDHLFSSTDTASPEKSGPDRSVSDPDVSPIKGNQNVSTQRSRSQSMEEREDEGDSGIAVIESSQTVATSNKVMDTSIRQRRHELMQHSFFHLDVWLKEGKDLVVRDSSGTSDPYVKFKIGNKQYYKSRTVYKNLNPKWDEKFTIPIEDVFKPVSVKCYDYDRGVSDDRMGAAEIDLSMLNLNSPTELKLELKEKKDDEYMGYILLQCTLVPKSGEEKEQFQQSRTTTIKKSAGSLESQARKLKMQIWSGIVNIVLVEGQNLMAMDDNGLSDPYVKFRLGQEKYKSKHKYKTLNPRWLEQFSLRTFDDQSQTLEISVYDHDLRSDDFMGRATIDLSEIEKERTHTIVKDLEDGAGTIKLLLTISGTQGAETITDLVNYTTNTKERDDLYRSYGIINSFKNLKDIGWLQVKVIRAQGLLAADIGGKSDPFCVLELVNARLQTQTEYKTLNPEWNKVFTFNVKDVHSVLEVTVFDEDRDKKAEFLGKVAIPILLMKRGLRRWYALKDKKLLGRSKGAILLEMDFIYNPVKAAIRTVNPREEKYMQPDPKFKISLMKRNINRVTQIISSIMEVGKFLQSCFEWESKARSITAFTVFLIITWFFEPYMLPVTLLLLFLKNYLIKSAKEAFSVESKEEVVSVDEEDDDEDDDAAKDEKKSVREKFQAAQEVCLQVQQGMDMVASLGERIKNTFNWTVPWLSMLAVTVLSIGVIVLYYLPIRVLILLWGINKFTKKLRAPNAIPNNELLDFLSRVPSDSELIQYRELAPDVPNLGKKKRA
- the LOC128178895 gene encoding multiple C2 and transmembrane domain-containing protein 1-like isoform X1, encoding MLTENLKMKTWTEAAKVNTQTVNTYKKEKKKWTLRRFQSSFLKRSDEDSAHRVPDESNRRAKSSIDLSSSSDSKTPPSASKRRFWRSFRLKTRGLRHRQQGKSSEEGDRGLSISQPDINASRFSDDDDIRNSRGSNDFDHLFSSTDTASPEKSGPDRSVSDPDVSPIKGNQNVSTQRSRSQSMEEREDEGDSGIAVIESSQTVATSNKVMDTSIRQRRHELMQHSFFHLDVWLKEGKDLVVRDSSGTSDPYVKFKIGNKQYYKSRTVYKNLNPKWDEKFTIPIEDVFKPVSVKCYDYDRGVSDDRMGAAEIDLSMLNLNSPTELKLELKEKKDDEYMGYILLQCTLVPKSGEEKEQFQQSRTTTIKKSAGSLESQARKLKMQIWSGIVNIVLVEGQNLMAMDDNGLSDPYVKFRLGQEKYKSKHKYKTLNPRWLEQFSLRTFDDQSQTLEISVYDHDLRSDDFMGRATIDLSEIEKERTHTIVKDLEDGAGTIKLLLTISGTQGAETITDLVNYTTNTKERDDLYRSYGIINSFKNLKDIGWLQVKVIRAQGLLAADIGGKSDPFCVLELVNARLQTQTEYKTLNPEWNKVFTFNVKDVHSVLEVTVFDEDRDKKAEFLGKVAIPILLMKRGLRRWYALKDKKLLGRSKGAILLEMDFIYNPVKAAIRTVNPREEKYMQPDPKFKISLMKRNINRVTQIISSIMEVGKFLQSCFEWESKARSITAFTVFLIITWFFEPYMLPVTLLLLFLKNYLIKSAKEAFSVESKEEVVSVDEEDDDEDDDAAKDEKKSVREKFQAAQEVCLQVQQGMDMVASLGERIKNTFNWTVPWLSMLAVTVLSIGVIVLYYLPIRVLILLWGINKFTKKLRAPNAIPNNELLDFLSRVPSDSELIQYRELAPDVPNLGKKKRA